A DNA window from Massilia putida contains the following coding sequences:
- a CDS encoding type I restriction endonuclease subunit R, protein MTEDQLEHEALVWLQDIGYTHLYGPDIAHDGPQPERVGYQQVQLAYRLRGAIQKLNPSIPANAREDALKQVLDLSIPSLLSANRHFHKLLVGGVPVQYQLDGETRGDFVRLIDWANPERNEWLAVNQFSIKGPHHTRRPDIILFVNGLPLVLIELKNPADQKADIWKAYDQIQTYKEQISDVFQYNEVLVISDGSEARLGSLSASSERFMAWRTIDGETLDPLGEFNELQTLVRGVLAPAYLLDYLRYFVLFEDDGRLVKKVAGYHQFHAVRSAIGHVVTASRPGGTRKGGVVWHTQGSGKSITMTCFAARVMQEPLLENPTIVVITDRNDLDGQLFGVFSLAQDLLREQPVQVSTRQDLRAKLANRPSGGIVFATIQKFMPGEDEDTFPVLSDRHNIVVIADEAHRTQYGFEAKLKGKPGHETYQVGYAQHLRDALPNATFVAFTGTPVSSEDRDTRAVFGDYISVYDMQQAKEDGATVAIYYESRLAKLKLKEEELPHVDDEVDELAEDEEESTQSKLKSRWAALEKVVGAGPRVASVAADLVAHFEERSKAQSGKAMVVAMSRDICVHLYDEIVKLRPEWHDKDPEKGAVKIVMTGSASDKALLRPHIYNGQVKKRLEKRFKDPTDPLQLVIVRDMWLTGFDAPCVHTLYVDKPMKGHNLMQAIARVNRVFKDKQGGLVVDYIGIGNELKAAMKEYTQSSGRGKPTVDAREAYSVLMEKMDVLRGMLHDFDYSDFLTAGHKALAGAANHVLGIKDGKKRFADTALAMSKAFTLCCTLDEAKEVREEVAFLQGVKVILTKKDLTAQKKTDEQREHAIRQIINSAVVSESVVDIFDAVGLEKPNIGLLSDEFLAQVKNLPERNLAVELLERLLEGEIKSRFASNLVQEKKFSELLSNVVTRYQNRSIETAQVMQELVEMAKKFRDAANRGEQLGLTDDEVKFYDALATNESAVRELTDETLKKIAHELTENLRKNITVDWSARESVRATLRLMVKRVLRKYKYPPDQQELAVELVLKQAEALGADWS, encoded by the coding sequence ATGACAGAGGACCAACTGGAACACGAAGCCCTTGTATGGCTGCAAGACATCGGCTATACCCATCTCTACGGCCCGGACATCGCTCATGACGGTCCCCAGCCGGAACGCGTTGGCTATCAACAGGTTCAGTTGGCCTATCGTCTACGCGGAGCGATTCAGAAGCTTAACCCGAGCATTCCTGCCAATGCTCGGGAAGACGCGCTAAAACAGGTGCTCGACTTGAGCATTCCATCCTTGTTGTCCGCTAATCGGCATTTCCACAAGCTGCTGGTAGGCGGGGTGCCGGTCCAGTACCAACTGGACGGCGAAACCAGGGGTGACTTCGTGCGTCTGATTGATTGGGCGAACCCTGAACGTAACGAGTGGCTGGCGGTGAACCAGTTTTCCATCAAAGGTCCGCACCATACCCGTCGACCCGACATCATCCTGTTCGTTAACGGTCTTCCTCTGGTGCTCATCGAGTTGAAGAACCCTGCCGACCAGAAGGCTGACATATGGAAGGCCTACGACCAGATACAAACGTACAAGGAGCAAATCTCGGATGTGTTCCAGTACAACGAAGTACTGGTTATCTCCGACGGCAGCGAAGCACGCTTAGGTTCGTTGTCGGCCAGTAGTGAGCGCTTTATGGCTTGGCGCACCATTGATGGTGAGACGCTAGACCCGCTGGGCGAATTCAATGAGCTGCAGACCTTGGTGCGTGGCGTGCTGGCACCAGCCTACCTCTTGGACTATCTGCGCTACTTCGTGCTGTTCGAGGACGATGGCCGCCTCGTCAAGAAGGTTGCAGGCTACCACCAGTTTCACGCGGTGCGCTCCGCAATCGGCCATGTAGTGACAGCCTCGCGACCTGGTGGTACCCGCAAAGGCGGCGTGGTTTGGCATACCCAGGGAAGCGGCAAGAGCATTACCATGACATGCTTTGCAGCTCGTGTAATGCAAGAGCCCTTGCTGGAAAATCCGACCATTGTTGTCATCACGGACCGCAACGACCTGGATGGGCAGCTCTTTGGCGTGTTTAGCCTAGCTCAGGACCTATTGCGAGAGCAGCCAGTGCAGGTTAGCACTCGCCAGGACCTACGCGCCAAGCTGGCGAATCGCCCGTCAGGCGGCATCGTGTTTGCCACTATCCAGAAGTTCATGCCGGGAGAGGACGAGGATACATTCCCGGTACTTTCTGACCGACACAACATTGTAGTGATTGCCGATGAGGCGCACCGAACTCAATACGGATTCGAGGCGAAGCTGAAAGGTAAACCCGGCCACGAAACGTATCAGGTCGGCTACGCTCAACATTTGCGTGACGCGCTCCCTAATGCCACGTTTGTGGCGTTCACCGGTACCCCGGTCAGTAGCGAAGACCGCGATACCCGCGCGGTATTCGGCGACTACATCTCGGTCTACGACATGCAGCAGGCCAAGGAAGATGGCGCCACAGTAGCCATTTACTACGAGTCGCGCCTGGCTAAGCTGAAGCTGAAAGAGGAAGAGTTGCCGCACGTTGACGACGAAGTCGACGAGCTAGCTGAGGACGAAGAGGAAAGCACTCAGTCCAAGCTGAAAAGTCGCTGGGCTGCGCTCGAGAAGGTCGTCGGAGCAGGGCCTCGGGTCGCCAGCGTAGCAGCTGACTTAGTTGCACACTTTGAGGAACGCAGTAAGGCCCAGTCAGGTAAGGCCATGGTGGTGGCAATGAGCCGGGACATCTGCGTGCATCTGTACGACGAGATTGTGAAGCTTCGTCCTGAGTGGCATGACAAAGACCCTGAAAAGGGCGCCGTCAAGATTGTCATGACCGGCTCGGCAAGCGATAAAGCCTTGCTGCGTCCACACATCTACAACGGCCAAGTAAAGAAGCGCCTTGAGAAGCGATTCAAAGACCCGACGGACCCGCTGCAGTTGGTCATCGTCCGGGATATGTGGCTCACCGGCTTCGATGCCCCTTGCGTCCACACGCTGTATGTAGATAAGCCAATGAAGGGCCATAACCTGATGCAGGCCATCGCCCGCGTGAATCGGGTGTTCAAGGATAAGCAAGGCGGCCTTGTTGTCGACTACATCGGCATCGGCAATGAATTGAAGGCCGCGATGAAGGAGTACACGCAGTCGAGCGGCCGCGGGAAGCCAACCGTGGATGCTCGCGAGGCCTACAGTGTGTTGATGGAGAAGATGGATGTCCTCAGGGGGATGCTACATGACTTCGACTACAGCGACTTCCTGACGGCCGGACATAAGGCGTTAGCAGGTGCTGCCAACCATGTGCTCGGCATCAAGGACGGCAAGAAGCGCTTCGCAGACACCGCTTTGGCAATGAGTAAGGCGTTCACCTTGTGCTGCACCTTGGATGAGGCCAAGGAAGTACGCGAGGAAGTCGCGTTCCTCCAGGGCGTGAAAGTCATCCTGACCAAGAAGGACCTTACTGCCCAGAAGAAGACTGATGAGCAACGCGAGCACGCCATTCGTCAGATTATCAATTCTGCTGTCGTGTCTGAGAGTGTTGTGGACATCTTTGATGCGGTTGGGCTGGAAAAGCCGAACATAGGACTGCTGTCGGACGAATTCCTAGCGCAGGTCAAGAATCTGCCCGAAAGGAACCTGGCGGTAGAGCTGCTGGAGCGTCTCTTAGAAGGTGAAATCAAGAGCCGCTTCGCCAGCAATCTGGTACAGGAGAAGAAGTTCTCTGAACTCCTTTCCAACGTGGTGACTCGCTACCAAAATCGTTCGATTGAAACGGCTCAGGTCATGCAAGAGCTGGTTGAGATGGCAAAGAAGTTCCGCGATGCCGCCAACCGCGGGGAGCAGTTGGGCCTGACGGACGATGAAGTCAAATTCTACGACGCACTGGCTACGAACGAATCCGCTGTTCGCGAGTTGACCGATGAAACCCTAAAGAAGATTGCGCACGAACTCACTGAGAATCTTCGGAAGAATATTACCGTAGACTGGTCGGCTCGGGAGAGCGTCCGAGCTACCTTGCGTCTCATGGTCAAACGAGTTTTGCGAAAGTACAAGTATCCCCCGGACCAGCAGGAGCTGGCGGTAGAGCTGGTGTTGAAACAGGCGGAGGCGCTAGGCGCCGATTGGTCTTAA
- a CDS encoding DUF3320 domain-containing protein has translation MEEHEYEIYSPVIPSGGSARDFFLPESDSELSDQLAIIVDGEGPVLKSIVMERLAKAWGLGRFDKKIEARLSSLFPDSISANGAEEDFVWHEARIGPKTYHFRGACFYPSSRRKVQEVCLEELGNVALYVLESVEELNVEELTRRVCRIIGTSSSDLARERINRALRIDFIRNDIHIDGDTIKLSK, from the coding sequence TTGGAAGAGCATGAATATGAAATTTATAGCCCTGTAATTCCAAGCGGTGGCTCCGCGCGCGATTTCTTTCTTCCTGAATCAGATAGCGAACTAAGTGACCAGCTTGCCATAATTGTTGACGGTGAGGGCCCGGTTTTAAAGTCTATTGTCATGGAACGGCTTGCCAAAGCATGGGGGCTAGGTAGGTTTGACAAAAAAATTGAAGCCCGGCTTAGCAGCTTGTTTCCTGATTCCATCAGCGCGAATGGTGCTGAAGAAGATTTCGTTTGGCATGAGGCACGTATTGGCCCCAAGACGTATCACTTTCGGGGCGCATGCTTCTACCCTAGCTCTAGACGTAAGGTGCAGGAAGTGTGCTTAGAAGAACTCGGCAATGTCGCGCTTTACGTTTTGGAAAGCGTAGAGGAATTGAATGTGGAGGAGTTGACACGTCGAGTCTGCCGAATTATCGGAACTAGCTCCAGTGACCTCGCGCGTGAGCGTATTAACCGAGCGTTGAGGATTGACTTCATACGGAATGACATCCATATCGATGGCGATACGATAAAGCTATCTAAATAA
- the ssb gene encoding single-stranded DNA-binding protein, producing the protein MASVNKVIIVGNLGRDPEIRYMPSGDAIANIAVATSYKSKDRNTGEQKELTEWHRISFFGRLAEIVGQYLKKGSSVYVEGRLQTRKYTDKDGIERYATDIIAENMQMLGGRQGMGGGDSYGGGDDMGGYDAPPSRPAPRQAPPAPAARPQPKPAPNFSDMDDDIPF; encoded by the coding sequence ATGGCATCAGTTAACAAGGTCATCATCGTGGGCAACCTCGGCCGCGATCCGGAAATCCGCTACATGCCGAGCGGCGACGCCATCGCGAACATCGCCGTGGCCACGTCCTACAAATCGAAGGACCGCAACACCGGCGAGCAGAAAGAGCTGACCGAGTGGCACCGCATTTCGTTCTTCGGCCGCCTGGCCGAAATCGTCGGCCAGTACCTGAAAAAAGGTTCGTCGGTCTACGTGGAAGGCCGCCTGCAGACCCGCAAATATACCGACAAGGACGGCATCGAGCGCTACGCCACCGACATCATCGCTGAAAACATGCAGATGCTGGGCGGACGCCAGGGCATGGGCGGCGGCGACAGCTACGGTGGCGGCGACGACATGGGCGGCTACGACGCCCCGCCGAGCCGCCCGGCCCCGCGCCAGGCCCCGCCGGCACCGGCCGCACGTCCGCAGCCGAAACCGGCACCGAACTTCTCGGACATGGATGACGATATCCCGTTCTAA
- the uvrA gene encoding excinuclease ABC subunit UvrA: MEEIRIRGARTHNLKNINLDLPRNKLIVITGLSGSGKSSLAFDTLYAEGQRRYVESLSAYARQFLQLMEKPDVDMIEGLSPAISIEQKATSHNPRSTVGTVTEIHDYLRLLYARVGTPYCPDHPEEPLAAQTVSQMVDAVLAMPEGTKLMILAPVVANRKGEHSDLFEAMQAQGFVRFRIQSGTHAAKIYDVDDLPKLKKTEKHTIDVVIDRVKVNAEIKQRLAESFETALRIADGRAVAYEMDTEKEHIYSNKFACNVCGYSLQELEPRLFSFNNPMGACQECDGLGHIEFFDPKRIVAFPNLSLASGAVKGWDRRNQFYYQMLTSLASHYGFDLDKPFEQLPKSAQDVVMFGSGKTAVPFAYVNERGRTVIREHTFEGVVNNLQRRYRETDSMAVKEELAKFINEKECPSCGGARLRTEARYVKIGNGPQQRAIYEVAKTPLRDCLTYFDGLELTGAKRDIAERVIKEIVARLKFLNDVGLDYLSLDRSADTLSGGEAQRIRLASQIGSGLTGVMYVLDEPSIGLHQRDNDRLIATLKHLRDIGNSVLVVEHDEDAIRTADYIVDMGPGAGVHGGAVIAEGSLKDIMKSKESLTAAYLSGKKKIHVPKKRTQADPDRQLVITGATGNNLKNVSLELPVGLLTCVTGVSGSGKSTLVNDTLYPALSRHLYGSQTEPAPHDSIHGLEHFDKVISVDQAPIGRTPRSNPATYTGVFTPIRDLFATVPTAKERGYSAGRFSFNVKGGRCEACQGDGVIKVEMHFLPDVYVPCDVCHGKRYNRETLEVEYKGKNITQVLEMTVEDAHEFFKAVPVIARKLHTLLDVGLGYIKLGQSATTLSGGEAQRVKLSLELSKRDTGRTLYILDEPTTGLHFADIDLLLKVIHRLRDQGNTLVIIEHNLDVIKTADWIVDLGPEGGAGGGTIVAHGTPEDVADNPDSVTGKYLKPLLKA, translated from the coding sequence ATGGAAGAAATCCGTATCCGCGGCGCCCGCACGCACAACCTCAAGAACATCAATCTTGACCTGCCGCGCAATAAGCTGATCGTCATCACCGGCCTGTCGGGTTCCGGTAAATCCTCCCTCGCTTTCGACACCCTGTATGCCGAGGGCCAGCGCCGCTACGTCGAATCGCTGTCGGCCTATGCGCGCCAGTTCCTGCAGCTGATGGAAAAGCCGGACGTCGACATGATCGAGGGCTTGTCGCCCGCGATCTCCATCGAGCAGAAGGCGACGTCGCACAACCCGCGCTCGACCGTCGGCACCGTCACCGAGATCCACGACTACCTGCGTTTGCTGTACGCGCGCGTCGGCACGCCGTATTGCCCGGACCACCCGGAAGAGCCGCTGGCCGCGCAGACCGTCTCGCAGATGGTCGATGCCGTCCTGGCCATGCCGGAAGGGACCAAGCTGATGATCCTGGCGCCCGTCGTGGCGAACCGCAAGGGCGAGCACAGCGACCTGTTCGAGGCGATGCAGGCGCAGGGTTTTGTCCGCTTCCGCATCCAGAGCGGCACGCACGCGGCCAAGATCTACGACGTCGACGACCTGCCGAAGCTGAAGAAAACGGAAAAGCACACGATCGACGTCGTCATCGACCGCGTCAAGGTCAACGCCGAGATCAAGCAGCGCCTGGCCGAAAGTTTCGAGACCGCGCTGCGCATCGCCGACGGCCGCGCCGTCGCGTACGAGATGGACACCGAGAAGGAGCACATCTACTCGAACAAGTTCGCGTGCAACGTCTGCGGCTACTCGCTGCAGGAGCTGGAGCCGCGCCTGTTCTCGTTCAACAATCCGATGGGCGCGTGCCAGGAATGCGACGGCCTGGGCCACATCGAATTCTTCGATCCCAAGCGTATCGTCGCGTTCCCGAACCTGTCGCTGGCGTCCGGCGCCGTGAAGGGGTGGGATCGCCGCAACCAGTTCTACTACCAGATGCTGACGAGCCTCGCGTCGCACTACGGTTTCGACCTCGACAAGCCGTTCGAGCAGCTGCCGAAGTCCGCCCAGGACGTCGTCATGTTCGGCTCCGGCAAGACGGCGGTGCCGTTCGCGTACGTGAACGAGCGCGGCCGCACGGTGATCCGCGAGCACACGTTCGAAGGCGTCGTGAACAACCTGCAGCGCCGCTACCGCGAGACGGATTCGATGGCGGTGAAGGAAGAGCTGGCGAAGTTCATCAACGAGAAGGAGTGCCCGTCGTGCGGCGGCGCGCGCCTGCGCACGGAAGCGCGCTACGTCAAGATCGGCAACGGCCCGCAGCAGCGCGCCATCTATGAAGTCGCGAAGACGCCGCTGCGCGACTGCCTGACCTACTTCGACGGCCTGGAACTGACGGGCGCCAAGCGCGACATCGCCGAACGCGTCATCAAGGAAATCGTCGCGCGCCTGAAATTCCTGAACGACGTCGGCCTCGATTATCTGTCGCTGGACCGCAGCGCCGACACGCTGTCGGGCGGCGAAGCGCAGCGCATCCGCCTCGCGTCGCAGATCGGCTCGGGCCTGACCGGCGTGATGTACGTGCTGGACGAGCCGTCGATCGGCCTGCACCAGCGCGACAACGACCGCCTGATCGCGACCTTGAAACACCTGCGCGACATCGGCAACAGCGTGCTCGTGGTCGAACACGACGAGGACGCGATCCGCACGGCGGACTACATCGTCGACATGGGCCCGGGCGCGGGCGTGCACGGCGGCGCCGTGATCGCCGAGGGCTCGCTCAAGGACATCATGAAGAGCAAGGAGTCGCTGACGGCGGCCTACCTGTCGGGCAAAAAGAAGATCCACGTGCCGAAGAAGCGCACGCAGGCCGACCCGGACCGCCAGCTCGTGATCACGGGCGCGACCGGCAACAACCTGAAAAACGTCTCGCTGGAGCTGCCGGTGGGCCTGCTGACGTGCGTGACGGGCGTGTCGGGCTCCGGTAAATCGACGCTCGTGAACGACACGCTGTACCCGGCGCTGTCGCGTCACCTGTACGGTTCGCAGACGGAGCCGGCGCCGCACGATTCGATCCACGGCCTGGAACACTTCGACAAGGTGATCTCCGTCGACCAGGCCCCGATCGGCCGCACGCCGCGTTCGAACCCGGCCACGTACACGGGCGTGTTCACGCCGATCCGCGATCTGTTCGCGACGGTGCCGACCGCGAAGGAACGCGGTTATTCCGCGGGCCGCTTCTCGTTCAACGTCAAGGGCGGCCGCTGCGAGGCGTGCCAGGGCGACGGCGTGATCAAGGTCGAGATGCACTTCCTGCCGGACGTGTACGTGCCCTGCGACGTCTGCCACGGCAAGCGCTACAACCGCGAGACGCTGGAAGTCGAGTACAAGGGCAAGAACATCACCCAGGTGCTGGAGATGACGGTCGAGGATGCGCACGAGTTCTTCAAGGCCGTGCCGGTCATCGCGCGCAAGCTGCACACGCTGCTGGACGTGGGCCTCGGCTACATCAAGCTGGGCCAGAGCGCGACCACGCTGTCGGGCGGCGAGGCGCAGCGCGTGAAGCTGTCGCTGGAACTGTCCAAGCGCGACACGGGCCGCACGCTGTACATCCTCGACGAGCCGACGACGGGCCTGCACTTCGCCGACATCGACCTGCTGCTGAAGGTGATCCACCGCCTGCGCGACCAGGGCAACACGCTCGTCATCATCGAGCACAACCTGGACGTCATCAAGACGGCGGACTGGATCGTCGACCTGGGTCCGGAAGGGGGCGCGGGCGGCGGCACGATCGTCGCGCACGGCACGCCGGAAGACGTGGCTGACAATCCGGACAGCGTGACGGGCAAGTATCTCAAGCCACTGCTCAAGGCCTAA
- a CDS encoding cyanophycinase — protein sequence MLKRLCVVLALAGVGAWAAAAAVTGPKGSLVIIGGGLRANNAEVWERIVALAGGKGARIAVLPTAAENPAKEAQLTVDALNRYGARAFVVPVAPRLAGLGARKAADDPALADAVRKAGGAFFTGGDQARITGALRRADGSNTAVLDALWALYRRGGVIAGTSAGAAIMSSTMFYDPPLDVMPVLKNGVVDGKDIAPGLGFIGTDVFVDQHLLARGRFGRMLPAMLAKGYTLGLGIDENTAAVVGPGRDVTVIGYRGALVLDLLDASTDKAKPGFNLSNARISYLDSGDRFNLATRTYVPGPGKEPVDRKYVEHRAPIFYTDILGNTAVADLLEKLADSDLERAVGVAFEGPDSQSPDHGFEFTFTRMPDSGEYVTNREDAYSIYRIRMDVRAVRVHQPFYTVE from the coding sequence ATGTTGAAGCGCTTGTGCGTTGTGCTGGCGCTTGCGGGCGTCGGCGCATGGGCCGCCGCCGCGGCGGTGACCGGCCCCAAGGGTTCCCTGGTCATCATCGGCGGCGGCCTGCGTGCGAACAATGCCGAGGTGTGGGAGAGGATCGTCGCGCTGGCGGGCGGGAAGGGCGCGCGCATCGCCGTGCTGCCGACCGCCGCCGAGAATCCCGCGAAGGAGGCGCAGCTCACCGTGGATGCGTTGAACCGTTACGGCGCCAGGGCCTTCGTCGTGCCGGTCGCGCCGCGGCTGGCCGGGCTTGGCGCGCGTAAAGCTGCCGACGATCCGGCCCTGGCCGATGCCGTGCGCAAGGCCGGCGGCGCGTTCTTCACGGGCGGGGACCAAGCCCGCATCACGGGTGCTCTGCGGCGCGCCGACGGCAGCAACACGGCCGTGCTGGACGCGCTGTGGGCGCTGTACCGGCGCGGCGGCGTCATCGCGGGCACGAGCGCCGGCGCCGCCATCATGAGCAGCACGATGTTCTACGACCCGCCGCTGGACGTGATGCCGGTGCTGAAGAACGGCGTGGTGGACGGCAAGGACATCGCGCCGGGCCTCGGCTTCATCGGCACGGACGTCTTCGTCGACCAGCACCTGCTCGCGCGCGGACGCTTCGGGCGCATGCTGCCCGCGATGCTGGCCAAGGGTTATACGCTGGGACTGGGGATCGACGAGAACACGGCCGCCGTCGTGGGGCCGGGGCGCGATGTCACGGTGATCGGTTATCGGGGCGCGCTCGTGCTCGACCTGCTCGATGCCAGCACCGACAAGGCTAAGCCGGGGTTTAATCTTTCAAACGCGCGCATCAGCTACCTGGACAGCGGCGACCGGTTCAACCTGGCCACGCGCACCTATGTGCCGGGGCCAGGCAAGGAGCCCGTGGACAGGAAGTACGTCGAGCACCGCGCGCCGATCTTCTATACCGACATCCTCGGCAACACGGCGGTCGCGGACCTGCTCGAGAAGCTGGCGGACAGCGATCTGGAGCGCGCCGTCGGCGTGGCGTTCGAAGGGCCGGACAGCCAGTCTCCGGACCACGGGTTCGAATTCACGTTCACGCGCATGCCGGACAGCGGGGAGTACGTCACGAACCGCGAGGATGCGTATTCGATCTACCGGATCAGGATGGATGTGCGGGCGGTGCGGGTGCACCAGCCGTTTTATACGGTGGAGTAG
- a CDS encoding TonB-dependent receptor, with translation MTKHFSRALQPTVIAAAIAALTAQQASAQAQADEPKMHRVEITGSSIKRIDTETALPVQLISREDIEKMGATTAAELVRNISANTAPLTDGPSISDSTSGQRGLNGANLRGLGVSSTLVLLNGRRLANFASPGDNSGVDLNNIPAGAIQRVEVLKDGASAIYGTDAIGGVINFITRKDYTGIDLAASGAGTQQGGAGKRTLSLSGGTGDLNTDRFNVFGVLDVQQLDRLRSGQRRFIAERPLATTLPAQMSSNTFPANFDVSGAQRAALIAAGLLPAGSTSSRINPSSPKCNPPATVYAQKGPGGAAGCSYDYMEDTEIYPDSRKIGFIGRATFQLDADNQLFAELMQAEAKSKYVLSPNPVRIRGLPVSILPGAYRTALSAPGLPATFSGIRYRMAEAGNRSNEVTSSGQRLLLGATGTLAGWDYDVALGRAENKAVDKYVNGYVLYDKFEAGVRAGTINPFAPSSQAGLDLINGIKINDEARKAKGVSTSLDGKMSRSLMALAGGDLALAVGGELRHEHQTFTPSELLKSNNIAGDRDSTIPAGQLADVETADNTRKVASVFTEVVAPFTKELEMQFALRWDHYSEVGNTTNPKIGLRWQPVQSLLLRASAGTGFRAPSLSDLKRPTIFGTTAGILTDPQCVKQEGSIDTCTDQWDVERRSNPNLKPEKSRQFTLGVVFEPVKRTSLSIDYWNIEKRDVISTLGEQVIIENPAAYNGKYIQRDDDGFISNILLMKENQGKLKTSGFDIGADWSTERGAWGRFGVNLSGTLILHYDRQFGPAEPFRSNLGVFLNDQVIQKWRHRVNVEWDNGPLALTLANQYSTGYTDQNTTYDPYTDKLLPPNHVKYYSLWDLTGSWTVSKQLKVRAGVLNLFNADPPFSNQAYFFLAGYDPSYTDPRGRSAFVSANYSFR, from the coding sequence ATGACCAAGCATTTCTCGAGAGCCTTGCAACCGACTGTCATCGCGGCGGCCATCGCTGCCCTGACGGCGCAGCAGGCCAGCGCGCAGGCGCAGGCGGACGAACCCAAGATGCACCGCGTGGAAATCACCGGTTCGTCGATCAAGCGCATCGACACCGAGACCGCGCTGCCCGTGCAACTGATCTCGCGCGAGGACATCGAGAAGATGGGCGCCACGACGGCCGCGGAACTGGTCAGGAACATCAGCGCGAACACGGCGCCGCTGACGGACGGGCCCAGCATCTCGGACAGCACGTCCGGCCAGCGCGGCCTGAACGGCGCCAACCTGCGCGGCCTCGGCGTGTCGTCCACGCTGGTGCTGCTGAACGGCCGGCGCCTTGCCAACTTCGCGTCCCCGGGCGACAACTCGGGCGTCGACCTGAATAACATCCCGGCCGGCGCGATCCAGCGCGTCGAGGTGCTGAAGGACGGCGCGTCGGCGATCTACGGCACGGATGCCATCGGCGGCGTGATCAACTTCATCACCCGCAAGGATTACACGGGCATCGACCTGGCTGCGTCAGGCGCGGGCACGCAGCAGGGCGGCGCGGGCAAGCGCACGCTGAGCCTCAGCGGCGGCACGGGCGACCTGAACACCGACCGTTTCAATGTGTTCGGCGTGCTCGACGTGCAGCAGCTCGACCGCCTGCGCTCGGGCCAGCGCCGGTTCATCGCGGAGCGCCCGCTCGCGACGACCCTGCCGGCGCAGATGTCGAGCAACACGTTCCCCGCCAACTTCGACGTCTCGGGCGCGCAGCGGGCGGCGCTGATCGCGGCGGGCCTGCTGCCGGCCGGCAGTACGTCCAGCCGGATCAATCCGAGTTCGCCGAAGTGCAATCCGCCCGCCACCGTCTATGCCCAAAAGGGACCGGGTGGCGCGGCGGGCTGCAGCTACGACTACATGGAAGACACCGAGATCTATCCGGATTCGCGCAAGATCGGCTTCATCGGCCGCGCCACGTTCCAGCTCGACGCCGACAACCAGCTGTTCGCGGAGCTCATGCAGGCCGAGGCGAAGTCGAAGTACGTGCTGTCGCCGAATCCCGTCCGCATCCGTGGTCTGCCGGTGAGCATCCTGCCGGGCGCGTATCGCACGGCGTTGTCGGCTCCTGGCCTGCCCGCCACGTTCAGCGGCATCCGCTACCGCATGGCGGAAGCGGGCAACCGCAGCAACGAAGTGACGAGCAGCGGACAGCGTCTGCTGCTGGGCGCAACCGGCACGCTCGCGGGCTGGGACTACGACGTCGCCCTGGGGCGCGCCGAGAACAAGGCCGTCGACAAATACGTGAACGGCTACGTCCTGTACGACAAGTTCGAAGCCGGCGTGCGCGCGGGGACGATCAATCCGTTCGCGCCGTCGTCCCAGGCCGGCCTGGACCTCATCAACGGCATCAAGATCAACGACGAGGCGAGAAAGGCGAAAGGCGTGTCCACTTCGCTCGACGGCAAGATGTCGCGTTCCCTGATGGCGTTGGCCGGCGGCGACCTGGCGCTCGCGGTCGGCGGCGAGCTGCGGCACGAGCACCAGACGTTCACGCCGTCGGAACTGCTCAAGTCGAACAACATCGCCGGTGACCGCGACAGCACGATCCCGGCCGGCCAGCTGGCCGACGTCGAGACCGCGGACAACACACGCAAGGTGGCGTCCGTGTTCACGGAGGTGGTCGCGCCGTTCACCAAGGAACTCGAGATGCAGTTCGCGCTGCGCTGGGACCATTACAGCGAAGTGGGCAACACGACCAATCCGAAGATCGGCCTGCGCTGGCAGCCGGTGCAATCGCTGCTGCTGCGCGCGTCGGCCGGCACGGGCTTCCGCGCGCCGTCGCTGTCGGACCTGAAGCGCCCGACGATCTTCGGCACGACGGCCGGCATCCTGACCGACCCGCAGTGCGTGAAGCAGGAAGGCAGCATCGACACGTGTACCGACCAGTGGGACGTCGAACGCCGCTCGAACCCGAACCTCAAGCCGGAGAAATCGCGCCAGTTCACCCTGGGTGTCGTGTTCGAGCCGGTCAAGCGCACGAGCCTCTCGATCGACTACTGGAACATCGAGAAGCGCGACGTGATCAGCACCCTGGGCGAACAGGTCATCATCGAAAACCCGGCGGCGTACAACGGCAAGTACATCCAGCGCGACGATGACGGCTTCATCTCCAACATCCTCCTGATGAAGGAAAACCAGGGCAAGCTGAAGACGTCGGGCTTCGACATCGGCGCCGACTGGAGTACCGAGCGCGGAGCGTGGGGCCGCTTCGGCGTCAACCTGTCCGGCACGCTGATCCTGCACTACGACCGCCAGTTCGGTCCGGCGGAGCCGTTCCGCAGCAATCTGGGCGTGTTCCTGAACGACCAGGTGATCCAGAAGTGGCGCCACCGCGTGAACGTCGAATGGGACAACGGCCCCCTCGCGCTGACCCTGGCGAACCAGTACTCGACCGGCTACACGGACCAGAACACGACCTACGACCCGTACACGGACAAGCTCCTCCCGCCGAACCACGTGAAATACTATTCGCTGTGGGACCTGACGGGCAGCTGGACGGTCAGCAAGCAGCTGAAGGTGCGCGCCGGCGTGCTGAACCTGTTCAACGCCGATCCGCCGTTCTCGAACCAGGCCTATTTTTTCCTGGCCGGGTACGACCCGAGCTACACCGACCCGCGCGGCCGCAGCGCGTTCGTGAGCGCGAACTACTCGTTCCGCTGA